GCGGGGCGGGATCGCCGAACGCCCAGCCGGACCACCGCGTGACCGTGATCTCGATGACAGGACCGGCCGGAGGGGTGTCGCGGTACTGGGCGTACTTCTCCCGCAGCCATTCAACCGGCGCACAACGTTGCGCGTCGTCGAGAACGCGCGCCGTGCCCTCACCACGGGCCCACCACAGCTGGGTCCAGTCGTCGTCGTAGACGTCCGCCAGTACGCAGACCTGCGGGTTCGCCGCGATGTTCCGCAGCCGCCTGAGGTTGTGGTGCCGCTTCGGTTTGTGATCGACACCGATGACGAGGGTGTCGTCCCGTGCGGCGAAGGTGGCGGGAAC
Above is a genomic segment from Streptomyces marincola containing:
- a CDS encoding TIGR03668 family PPOX class F420-dependent oxidoreductase; the protein is MQLSPEAARARLVASPVLRLATADDAGVPHLVPATFAARDDTLVIGVDHKPKRHHNLRRLRNIAANPQVCVLADVYDDDWTQLWWARGEGTARVLDDAQRCAPVEWLREKYAQYRDTPPAGPVIEITVTRWSGWAFGDPAPPE